The region aatgtgcatcactttcctgtttttcccttgtgttcattttgcatttgtccacattaaatttcatcagctatttagatgcccaattttccattttctaagaTATTCCTGCACTTTTTCACAGTCCACGTgtttcaacaactttgaatagttttgtgtcagctgcaaatttaattacctcacttgttccaatttccagattatttataaatatgttaaatagcaccagtcccagtacagatctctgcagcactccactgttcactctcctccattaagaaaaacggccatttaatcctaccctctgttttctgcccaataaccaattcctaattcacaacagAATGTTGCCTCGTATCCCAAGACTTTTTAACTTTCTcataagtctctcatgaggaactttgtccaaATCTTTCTGAAATTCTAaatacactattgggctcattttcaaaagagaaaaatatccaaagtgtcacctattttgcagacgtttatctatgcaattcatctggagtgcatccaaatcacaaggagacgtattggggcatttcaaaggcaggattagggcatgcctaacacttggacattttagaactataatggaacaaaaacgaGCAGGACTAAgaccaagatgttttggtctagacctgctttcagaaagaataaggcacaaaaagtgccctaaattagcAGATGACGActggaatcaggggtgaccccccccccccaagtggtgTAGCGGCCGCTCCCCCAGATTTCAAACGAAAACAGTGCCTACCTCGCCTGCTGCTGAGCCGCCACACAGcagcatggattttattttaaactttgctgcacttcttctcccctttctctcatcATACCAAAACGACCgtccctcttccttcctctcctcaAACACTCTCCCCCCGACCCGAGCCTAGCAGATTAACACCAGGGGTTTTGCTTTCtcgtccccctcccttcttcaaACCTGCTTTCTCTAGCAGCCCCTCCCTGCTGCTGTTTCCCTGCAGCGATCACAGGCTGCCTGAGCCAGAGTCTGATGCTTCCTTCTGCTCTGCCATAGTCGtcgactgtctgccaccgggctgggccctctgcattgaaattacagcgcctctcacctgtgtgataaagtgctgcaggcagcagcagatcacctcccttcaggcctccttccctacctgtgttctgccctcgcggaagttacgccagacgagggcgggacacagggagggaaggaggcccaaagggaggcgatctgctgctgcctgcagcactttatCACGCAGGTGAGAGGCactatgatttcaatgcagggggcccggcctggtggcggacggagagggGCAGCGGCAGTGGCGACCTTGTCCTGGCcccgtctctcggcggccctgtgctccacccctgcccctctgacacaactgtgtacgcgagggtgggacatggcagagggaagcatTCGGCACCAGCTCAGGCAGCCTGTTAACACTGCAGGGAAACAGCAGCAGGGAGGGGCTAGAGAAAGCAGGTTtgagggatggaagggaagaaggttagattgagacagaAAATGTATCAGCCAAGGAAGTTAGATAAAAACAGAAGACAGCCAGgtgagtgagcctatctagcccagtatatgcaataaaaattgagtatcactacaacagctttaaaaaattagtgtagctggtagaaacagcagttaaaaaaaactattttttgctcatttttctacactgttcccATTAAGCTGCTGTGTTGAAGTATAATACTTATGATATGATACTTATGCTGACccagaatatttgttttctgACATGCAGAATGTTTGTTTTGACCTGTTGCTACCAGAATATTTGTTTGACAGGTTGCTACCACAACGCTCCGTTGCGGTGGGTAACTCACTACAGGACTGTGCTGAGAAACAAGTCCAAAGGCTGGTGTTTTCATCAGAGGGTACCTGGGAGAGAGGAATGCAGATTGGCCACtcattgttctgttccaggcacaCTTGTTTGTGAGCTGTTATAAAAAGAGGGGAGGCCCTGGCTGAAACAGAAGCTCTGTACCTGGTTGGAGGGACGCCTCTTTCCAGTGTGGAATTGTCCCGCAGAATCTCTGGGCAATCATCGGTGCTTCCCCGATTGCTGTTGCAAGCTCAGATGAAGGCTACAATCCTGTGGTGATGTATGTATACTGCATAAGAGTGTTATGTGTTTGTGCCTATTGATGTGTGAACTGCATAAGAGTGTTATGTAATATGCGTGTGCCTATTGATGTGtgaataaacaatctttaaagcaaTATCCGAACCCTTGATTTGCTACAGCTGCCTTTTACTAAtccttcaaaagagaaaaaaaaacaaaacactggggTATAACTGATTCCTAATTACATCCTCTTTCTGCAACAAGGATTCTGTATAACAAGCAACATTTATGAGGACATAAAAGGCAAAGAGGtgggcaactccggtcctcaagagccgcaggcaggtcaggttttcaggatatccacaatgaatatgcatgcttgcaaatctatctcctgcatattcattgtggatatcctggaaacctgacctgcctacggctctcgaggaccagagttgcctacccctggctaGGCTATGAGAGCATGGAAGAGGAAGGCACTGAAAGAGGGGAAAACTAGTAGGGTTTTCTCCATTGCCTATTAAGCAGTGTGTCTTGTGCTCCTCATGGTTCATAACCATAGTAACTGCAATTGTGTACACTGACCAGCCATCTTGTggagtgaggagtagcctaatggttagtacagcggactttgattctggcaatctgggttccattcccactgcagctctttgtgaccttgggcaagtcactttactcttcattgccccaggtacaaaaaactaagattgtgagccctctagtgaCAGAAATAGTACCCGcatttaatgtgtacagtgctgcatacgtctagcagcactacagaaatgattatttTTTATTAATAGTAATCTAAGGCTTGCCTGGACACGTTTCAGTATAAAGGTAACAGTATGTGGACTCCAAAAGCTGTTTCAGCAACCTGTCCTGTTTGAGGCAGCAACGGTGTCACAAGATGAGGtcataagcagaaaaaaaaaaacaccagccaGTTCCAGCTGTCACAATTGTTACATCCTGTAAATGAAATCCCCTACCCCTTACCAGTTGTATTTTCtggtattattttttttcctgtgaccTGCTTATTCTGTTTCGAACTGTAGCTCCAGAGAACTGGTCAATTATAAATGATTTATTGATCTTTTTGTGCATGAAATGGACAAAAACCATACCACTTTTTTTAGGTTTTTTAAAGAATAAATTCGGTAAGAAACAGATCAACTAAATTTGCCTTTATTTTTCCATATCAGTCTATTTATCACCTTGTAGACAAAGTAAATTTGCCAAAAAGGAACCAAATTCTTCAAAGGCCGAGGCTTAAGTGCTGCCTTTCAACTCTGCATTAAAGCTTCCACAGGATTCtgcatgtggtggtggtggtgaacacAGTAGCATTAACCAGGAGGCCAACTGAGCTGACGCCCACCAAGGACGTGAAGGTGGACGTGGTAAACTGACTGCCCGCCATCTGGGCCCTCATTTATCACGAGCCTGTAGCCTCTGTTTAGACCCAAATCAGCAGCACACTTCTTACCAACGATCATCAGGTGGCCAAGAAGCTGGaaattgggtgtgtgtgtgggggggggggggggggggggggggggagagagagagagagaaaaaaagtgacATTTAATAACCCAGACATGCCCCGCATTTGTTTCTTTAAACAATGCCTCCACACTAATTTTTTTATTGGTCTTGCTCCAAATAGATGCACAACATTCTTAGAATTCACCACAGTGAAAATTTGATTTTGAAATACATGCAATCATAAACAGACATGCCATGCAGGCTTCCACGCTGTTAGGTTGTAGGCCCACAATATTGtccaattcctaacaaatctaaatccctcctctATACACCATCGTCTCATCTACACATCAGGGAGGATTctgtatatttattaggatttatttaccacctttttgaaggcattcactaaAGGCGTATAGGTCGCCCAAAGGTAGGTGCTTAATTTTGTTTGTGGATCAAAGACCATAGCAAACGTAATTAGCTAAGCTGGtgataagtgcttgttaacaccaactGATTGTTAATTGGCAGTCACTCGGAGTTACACACAGATCTGCTCtataccttattctataacatgggaaCCTAATTTTCATAGTGCACAACATCAAAGGAGGCATGGGCAGAATTCCAGCGACAGTGTATTCTACAATACCTGCATTTCTATGCCTGCTATTAATTAGGCGCAGGCGTAAATGCTAACACCCAGAGTTAAATTAGAAAAGTTTTCCCAGCAACAGCATCTTTAATCATATCAAATATGTGTCACCGTTCTTCAAAAACATACTTATTACTCAAGGCTAGGCATGAAatgtgtgctaagctagtattctataaaggccgtTTCACATGGAATAGCCCTTACAAAATTCATCCTTAGCACAGGTCGTACCACTGGTTGACCTACACAGAATACCACAGATCGGGACTCCAGAGCTCTGCATGCCTCTTGGATCCTGCACATGGAACGGAGAGTACTTCTAAAAATGCAATGCTGTGAATTATGcatttcaactttctacctaaaGCCTAAATTTTATATTCCAGAACATCTCTCTCATACTTCCCTGTGCCTCATTGGTACCCATATAGTTGAATCGTCCTTAGCACTATCAAAAATCTAGTCTAGGTGACAATTAAGGTCTACTAGACAGGTGTTACCAAGCGACCCTCACATCcagcagccacccagctatctacatgcttaaCAACTGAACTGACATACAACTATTGCCCTGATCTTTCCCTTCTGGGCACATGCCCCTGAAGAAACATCTTAGTGCAAAAGGATTACTTCCTGCCATACGTACTTGGATGCTCTCCATTCAGTTAAAGCTTCTCCTCCATGGCACCATAGGAGATGCTAGACTAGAAGTAGGATTGCTCTAATATGTACCTTCACTccttcaagtctgctactctagcctctagaGATCAGACTCACTCCCTGAAAGTGGGGAGCTCTGTACACCAAGTCAACACCTACAATTTCTCACCAGATAAGGGACAATTTTACATGGTGGCTATCCTGTCTTTTCACTAAGTCCTacatctcactgctggactgctctctgcatcttagtatttatgagttgtttagttacttaAAGTTGCCAAAATAGTAGGAATACTGAAGTAGAACACAACACACCAAATAATCTGGTACAAGGTTGCAAACACTGTGAATTTACTGGTGGCAGGAAAGTCAGGGTGGGGATGCCAGTTTCAGTTCTCCGATTTTCTACAGCAATTTGTAGCCTTTTAATTCAAATACTTTATTTATATTCCAGGCTTCTGAGCATAAGGCAGAACTAGTTAGTCAATAAGGAACTGCTTTCTACTTACAGCTTCATCTGTAGCATCTGCATCTGACAGCTGGGCTATAGGTTTCTTTGGAACCACCAAAAAGTGCGTTGGGGCTTGTGGAGAAATGTCATGGAAAGCAACACACTGAAAAGAAAGACAATTTTAGGTGGTATCGTTTTCAAAAAAATGCACGCAAATACTTAAGCTGAAATCAGTGACCATTAAGTAATAACCCCCTGCTTTACACTCCTATACCTCCACCCAAAAGTAACCCTCTCACCACAGCTGcaacccacccccaaaaaactactCTACTAGAACTGTCCCACCAGCCCCCAGactacccccaccccaaaaagaaAACTATCACCTCCAGCTACCATAACCACACAACACATGAACAGCACATACAGAACACTCACACAGGAGTGTACTGCATTTTAAGTTATTCAGATTTTTCGCATTCTTTGTTATTTCTATTGTGAAACTTCCTGATTGAATTATGCTTCCTTATTACTTGCTATATGTACTGCTAACTAATATCTGTTGTCATGGACAAGGCTATTTTAAAGTCAAAAAgcgggaactggatcaggctcttcctCAGGACACCAACCAAAAGTTATAGGTGTTTATTAAAACTGATTCGACATGGTACCAATGTTTCGTTACacgcgtgcctgcctcaggaggacTGGTAGGTGAACTTGGCAATCACATTTGTCCTTGATAATGCCTTTAGTGGACAGTTGGTGAAAAATGGTGAAAAGCATGTAAAATGTCACTGTTTTGCTGAAAAAAGGCTATTTAAAGAATTGGCAACTAGAATCATAAGATCCAGAGTTTAGAGGAGCCCTGTCAGATATGCTCAGGAGGTCAGGATTCTACCTATTTTTTACATTCATGTCTGGAAGCTAGAAACATGCTTAATGTATGgacatttttcagagtttagaAACCTCATCCCTGCCCCACATTTCCAAGATAACTAGCAGCAAAGAATGTGGATAGGATCCAATCAATGGGAAGACTGTGAGGGCAGAGAGCTGGGACAAGTTAATGTACTGTACAAATGAAGTTTCTGCATATGGTGGGAGATGGAAGAGGAACAAAGCTACCTCCCCAAATGGGGAAAACAGTTCCAACATCTGCTGCATACAAAACATTGATTCACAGTAACAGAGCAATTACAGCATTTCACTTTTCAAAACATGCACAAGATACACATATTTATGCACCAACACACACAGCCATGCCAGCCCACAAATGTATACACTCCATGCAGACACATGCGGGCATATGTGCACGGTGTTGGCACAAGCTAAAATATTTCCGTTTATACTCCAATTTCTGCTCAGTGTCTTATAACCCCTCATATACATCACCTCAGAATATCTCTCACTGTCTCCCACCTCACCAaattcctttttctctttcatatacccccctccccttttctagGGAACCAGTCATCTCTCACCCCAGGCAACTAATGGGGAACGGTGATGAGGTTAACAAAGCCATAACCTTGTTTTACCACAGAATTGCCCTGGCTTCATCCACCCCACTTGATTTGGATCTCAGAAACAATACTGTTCCACCTGCAACACGTGGTTGGTCTGTCTGTActggaggagatccgggaaattatagaccggtgagtctgacgtcggtgccgggcaaaatggtagagattattataaagaacaaaattacagagcatattcaaaagcatggattaatgagacaaagtcaacatggatttagtgaggggaaatcttgcctcaccaatctactacatttctttgaaggggtgaacaaacatgtggataaaggtgagccggctgatattgtgtatctggattttcagaaggcgtttgacaaagtacctcatgaaagactacagaggaaattgcagagtcatgggatagaaggtactgtcctatcgtggattaaaaactggttaaaagatagaaaacagacaatagggttaaatggtcagtattctcaatggagaaaagcagttagtgggtttccccaggggtctgtgcagggaccgctgctttttaacatttataaatgacctagagatgggaataattagtgag is a window of Microcaecilia unicolor chromosome 2, aMicUni1.1, whole genome shotgun sequence DNA encoding:
- the HINT1 gene encoding LOW QUALITY PROTEIN: histidine triad nucleotide-binding protein 1 (The sequence of the model RefSeq protein was modified relative to this genomic sequence to represent the inferred CDS: inserted 1 base in 1 codon); this encodes MADEISKAQSARPGGETIFGKIIRKEIPAKXIYEDEQCVAFHDISPQAPTHFLVVPKKPIAQLSDADATDEALLGHLMIVGKKCAADLGLNRGYRLVINEGPDGGQSVYHVHLHVLGGRQLSWPPG